In one window of uncultured Acetobacteroides sp. DNA:
- the rfbC gene encoding dTDP-4-dehydrorhamnose 3,5-epimerase, with translation MQFIETEIPGVFIVEPKAFADNRGYFMESFKEDEFNRNIGKIHWVQDNESMSSRGVLRGLHLQTGEFSQAKLVRVVVGKVYDVAVDVREGSPTYGKYVGVELSDENHRQLFIPRGFAHGFLVLSDTCIFQYRVDNVYCKESEAGFHYKSFGVEWPYVSGNFIISEKDLKLKTAK, from the coding sequence ATGCAATTTATAGAGACTGAAATCCCCGGAGTTTTTATTGTTGAACCTAAAGCGTTCGCCGATAATCGAGGATACTTCATGGAATCCTTCAAGGAGGACGAGTTTAATAGGAATATTGGAAAGATTCACTGGGTTCAGGATAATGAGTCGATGTCGAGTAGGGGAGTGCTTCGTGGTTTGCACCTTCAGACTGGAGAATTTTCTCAAGCTAAGCTGGTAAGAGTAGTTGTTGGTAAGGTGTACGATGTGGCGGTTGATGTTCGCGAAGGTTCGCCAACCTATGGGAAGTATGTTGGTGTCGAACTTAGCGACGAAAATCATCGACAGCTATTCATCCCTCGAGGATTCGCACATGGATTTCTCGTATTGAGCGATACTTGCATCTTCCAGTATAGGGTGGATAATGTTTACTGCAAGGAGAGCGAAGCAGGGTTTCACTATAAGTCGTTTGGGGTTGAGTGGCCATATGTTAGTGGCAATTTCATCATTTCAGAGAAGGACTTGAAACTCAAAACAGCTAAATAA